In one window of Bos taurus isolate L1 Dominette 01449 registration number 42190680 breed Hereford chromosome 15, ARS-UCD2.0, whole genome shotgun sequence DNA:
- the CYP2R1 gene encoding vitamin D 25-hydroxylase isoform X2 yields the protein MRWGWSSPRVLGQRGFAAPAPGHVGASQRRGVRGSPRRGLLPASLRPGGPPAAEAETAVGLPPGTVGAAIYRQHLLTGRLGRTPPCLHEKTEPGVRRGLLNSRYGRGWVDHRKLAVNSFRCFGYGQKSFESKILEETKFFIDAVETYNGSPFDLKQLVTNAVSNITNLVIFGERFTYEDTDFQHMIELFSENVELAASATVFLYNAFPWIGILPFGKHQQLFRNAAVVYDFLSRLIEKASINRKPQLPQHFVDAYLDEMERSKNDPSSTFSKENLIFSVGELIIAGTETTTNVLRWAVLFMALYPNIQGQVQKEIDLIIGPSGKPSWDEKCKMPYTEAVLHEVLRFCNIVPLGIFHATSEDAVVRGYSIPKGTTVITNLYSVHFDEKYWRDPEIFYPERFLDSSGHFAKKEALIPFSLGRRHCLGEQLARMEMFLFFTALLQRFHLHFPHELVPNLKPRLGMTLQPQPYLICAERR from the exons ATGCGGTGGGGTTGGAGCTCTCCCCGGGTCCTAGGGCAGCGCGGGTTTGCAGCCCCCGCCCCAGGCCATGTGGGAGCCTCACAGCGCCGAGGCGTTCGTGGCAGCCCTCGGCGGGGTcttcttcctgcttctcttcgCCCTGGGGGTCCGCCAGCTGCTGAAGCAGAGACGGCCGTCGGGCTTCCCCCCGGGACCGTCGGGGCTGCCATTTATCGGCAACATCTACTCACTGGCCGCCTCGGCCGAACTCCCCCATGTCTACATGAAAAAACAGAGCCAGGTGTACGGCGAG gcttactgaATTCCAGATATGGCCGAGGATGGGTTGATCACAGAAAATTAGCTGTAAATAGCTTTCGCTGTTTTGGATATGGCCAGAAATCTTTTGAATctaaaatcttagaagaaaccAAATTTTTCATTGATGCTGTTGAAACATACAATGGTAGCCCTTTTGACTTAAAACAATTAGTAACAAATGCTGTTTCAAACATAACCAATCTGGTCATTTTTGGAGAACGATTCACTTATGAAGACACTGATTTTCAGCACATGATTGAGTTATTTAGTGAAAATGTGGAACTAGCTGCCAGCGCCACAGTCTTCCTCTATAATGCCTTTCCATGGATTGGCATCTTACCTTTTGGAAAACATCAACAACTGTTTAGAAATGCAGCCGTGGTCTATGACTTTCTGTCTAGGCTTATTGAAAAAGCTTCCATCAACAGAAAACCTCAGTTACCTCAGCATTTTGTTGATGCTTATTTAGATGAGatggaaagaagtaaaaatgaCCCATCATCtactttctccaaagaaaacttaATTTTCTCTGTGGGTGAACTCATCATTGCTGGAACTGAAACTACAACTAATGTGCTGCGGTGGGCAGTTCTTTTCATGGCCCTTTATCCTAACATTCAAG GACAAGTTCAGAAAGAGATTGACTTGATTATAGGACCCAGTGGGAAGCCTTCTTGGGATGAAAAGTGCAAAATGCCTTATACCGAGGCAGTTTTGCATGAAGTTTTAAGGTTCTGTAACATAGTGCCATTGGGGATTTTCCATGCAACCTCTGAGGATGCAGTTGTACGTGGTTATTCCATTCCTAAAGGCACAACAGTAATCACAAATCTTTATTCTGTACACTTTGATGAAAAGTATTGGAGAGACCCAGAAATATTCTATCCAGAGCGATTTTTGGACAGCAGTGGACATTTTGCCAAGAAGGAAGCTTTGATTCCCTTTTCCCTAG GGAGAAGACATTGTCTTGGAGAACAGCTGGCTCGGATGGAAATGTTCCTGTTTTTCACAGCATTGCTTCAGAggtttcatttgcattttccacatgaactggttccaaatctgaaGCCCAGGTTAGGCATGACATTGCAACCCCAGCCCTACCTCATCTGTGCAGAAAGACGCTGA
- the CYP2R1 gene encoding vitamin D 25-hydroxylase isoform 1 (isoform 1 is encoded by transcript variant 1), which produces MWEPHSAEAFVAALGGVFFLLLFALGVRQLLKQRRPSGFPPGPSGLPFIGNIYSLAASAELPHVYMKKQSQVYGEIFSLDLGGISAVVLNGYDVVKECLVHQSEIFADRPCLPLFMKMTKMGGLLNSRYGRGWVDHRKLAVNSFRCFGYGQKSFESKILEETKFFIDAVETYNGSPFDLKQLVTNAVSNITNLVIFGERFTYEDTDFQHMIELFSENVELAASATVFLYNAFPWIGILPFGKHQQLFRNAAVVYDFLSRLIEKASINRKPQLPQHFVDAYLDEMERSKNDPSSTFSKENLIFSVGELIIAGTETTTNVLRWAVLFMALYPNIQGQVQKEIDLIIGPSGKPSWDEKCKMPYTEAVLHEVLRFCNIVPLGIFHATSEDAVVRGYSIPKGTTVITNLYSVHFDEKYWRDPEIFYPERFLDSSGHFAKKEALIPFSLGRRHCLGEQLARMEMFLFFTALLQRFHLHFPHELVPNLKPRLGMTLQPQPYLICAERR; this is translated from the exons ATGTGGGAGCCTCACAGCGCCGAGGCGTTCGTGGCAGCCCTCGGCGGGGTcttcttcctgcttctcttcgCCCTGGGGGTCCGCCAGCTGCTGAAGCAGAGACGGCCGTCGGGCTTCCCCCCGGGACCGTCGGGGCTGCCATTTATCGGCAACATCTACTCACTGGCCGCCTCGGCCGAACTCCCCCATGTCTACATGAAAAAACAGAGCCAGGTGTACGGCGAG aTCTTCAGTTTGGATCTTGGAGGTATATCAGCTGTGGTTCTAAATGGCTATGATGTAGTAAAGGAATGCCTTGTTCATCAAAGTGAAATTTTTGCAGACAGACCATGTCTTCCTTTATTCATGAAGATGACAAAAATGGGAG gcttactgaATTCCAGATATGGCCGAGGATGGGTTGATCACAGAAAATTAGCTGTAAATAGCTTTCGCTGTTTTGGATATGGCCAGAAATCTTTTGAATctaaaatcttagaagaaaccAAATTTTTCATTGATGCTGTTGAAACATACAATGGTAGCCCTTTTGACTTAAAACAATTAGTAACAAATGCTGTTTCAAACATAACCAATCTGGTCATTTTTGGAGAACGATTCACTTATGAAGACACTGATTTTCAGCACATGATTGAGTTATTTAGTGAAAATGTGGAACTAGCTGCCAGCGCCACAGTCTTCCTCTATAATGCCTTTCCATGGATTGGCATCTTACCTTTTGGAAAACATCAACAACTGTTTAGAAATGCAGCCGTGGTCTATGACTTTCTGTCTAGGCTTATTGAAAAAGCTTCCATCAACAGAAAACCTCAGTTACCTCAGCATTTTGTTGATGCTTATTTAGATGAGatggaaagaagtaaaaatgaCCCATCATCtactttctccaaagaaaacttaATTTTCTCTGTGGGTGAACTCATCATTGCTGGAACTGAAACTACAACTAATGTGCTGCGGTGGGCAGTTCTTTTCATGGCCCTTTATCCTAACATTCAAG GACAAGTTCAGAAAGAGATTGACTTGATTATAGGACCCAGTGGGAAGCCTTCTTGGGATGAAAAGTGCAAAATGCCTTATACCGAGGCAGTTTTGCATGAAGTTTTAAGGTTCTGTAACATAGTGCCATTGGGGATTTTCCATGCAACCTCTGAGGATGCAGTTGTACGTGGTTATTCCATTCCTAAAGGCACAACAGTAATCACAAATCTTTATTCTGTACACTTTGATGAAAAGTATTGGAGAGACCCAGAAATATTCTATCCAGAGCGATTTTTGGACAGCAGTGGACATTTTGCCAAGAAGGAAGCTTTGATTCCCTTTTCCCTAG GGAGAAGACATTGTCTTGGAGAACAGCTGGCTCGGATGGAAATGTTCCTGTTTTTCACAGCATTGCTTCAGAggtttcatttgcattttccacatgaactggttccaaatctgaaGCCCAGGTTAGGCATGACATTGCAACCCCAGCCCTACCTCATCTGTGCAGAAAGACGCTGA
- the CYP2R1 gene encoding vitamin D 25-hydroxylase isoform 3 (isoform 3 is encoded by transcript variant 3): MWEPHSAEAFVAALGGVFFLLLFALGVRQLLKQRRPSGFPPGPSGLPFIGNIYSLAASAELPHVYMKKQSQVYGEIFSLDLGGISAVVLNGYDVVKECLVHQSEIFADRPCLPLFMKMTKMGGQVQKEIDLIIGPSGKPSWDEKCKMPYTEAVLHEVLRFCNIVPLGIFHATSEDAVVRGYSIPKGTTVITNLYSVHFDEKYWRDPEIFYPERFLDSSGHFAKKEALIPFSLGRRHCLGEQLARMEMFLFFTALLQRFHLHFPHELVPNLKPRLGMTLQPQPYLICAERR; the protein is encoded by the exons ATGTGGGAGCCTCACAGCGCCGAGGCGTTCGTGGCAGCCCTCGGCGGGGTcttcttcctgcttctcttcgCCCTGGGGGTCCGCCAGCTGCTGAAGCAGAGACGGCCGTCGGGCTTCCCCCCGGGACCGTCGGGGCTGCCATTTATCGGCAACATCTACTCACTGGCCGCCTCGGCCGAACTCCCCCATGTCTACATGAAAAAACAGAGCCAGGTGTACGGCGAG aTCTTCAGTTTGGATCTTGGAGGTATATCAGCTGTGGTTCTAAATGGCTATGATGTAGTAAAGGAATGCCTTGTTCATCAAAGTGAAATTTTTGCAGACAGACCATGTCTTCCTTTATTCATGAAGATGACAAAAATGGGAG GACAAGTTCAGAAAGAGATTGACTTGATTATAGGACCCAGTGGGAAGCCTTCTTGGGATGAAAAGTGCAAAATGCCTTATACCGAGGCAGTTTTGCATGAAGTTTTAAGGTTCTGTAACATAGTGCCATTGGGGATTTTCCATGCAACCTCTGAGGATGCAGTTGTACGTGGTTATTCCATTCCTAAAGGCACAACAGTAATCACAAATCTTTATTCTGTACACTTTGATGAAAAGTATTGGAGAGACCCAGAAATATTCTATCCAGAGCGATTTTTGGACAGCAGTGGACATTTTGCCAAGAAGGAAGCTTTGATTCCCTTTTCCCTAG GGAGAAGACATTGTCTTGGAGAACAGCTGGCTCGGATGGAAATGTTCCTGTTTTTCACAGCATTGCTTCAGAggtttcatttgcattttccacatgaactggttccaaatctgaaGCCCAGGTTAGGCATGACATTGCAACCCCAGCCCTACCTCATCTGTGCAGAAAGACGCTGA
- the CYP2R1 gene encoding vitamin D 25-hydroxylase isoform X5, with the protein MCSGTLDPRRTPRRASQAPTSTFVPRARLLGFTEPHAARVGLLNSRYGRGWVDHRKLAVNSFRCFGYGQKSFESKILEETKFFIDAVETYNGSPFDLKQLVTNAVSNITNLVIFGERFTYEDTDFQHMIELFSENVELAASATVFLYNAFPWIGILPFGKHQQLFRNAAVVYDFLSRLIEKASINRKPQLPQHFVDAYLDEMERSKNDPSSTFSKENLIFSVGELIIAGTETTTNVLRWAVLFMALYPNIQGQVQKEIDLIIGPSGKPSWDEKCKMPYTEAVLHEVLRFCNIVPLGIFHATSEDAVVRGYSIPKGTTVITNLYSVHFDEKYWRDPEIFYPERFLDSSGHFAKKEALIPFSLGRRHCLGEQLARMEMFLFFTALLQRFHLHFPHELVPNLKPRLGMTLQPQPYLICAERR; encoded by the exons ATGTGCAGTGGGACCCTGGACCCGCGCCGGACGCCCCGTCGGGCGTCACAGGCGCCGACTTCAACGTTCGTTCCACGCGCCCGGCTTCTCGGGTTCACGGAACCTCACGCCGCGCGCGTAG gcttactgaATTCCAGATATGGCCGAGGATGGGTTGATCACAGAAAATTAGCTGTAAATAGCTTTCGCTGTTTTGGATATGGCCAGAAATCTTTTGAATctaaaatcttagaagaaaccAAATTTTTCATTGATGCTGTTGAAACATACAATGGTAGCCCTTTTGACTTAAAACAATTAGTAACAAATGCTGTTTCAAACATAACCAATCTGGTCATTTTTGGAGAACGATTCACTTATGAAGACACTGATTTTCAGCACATGATTGAGTTATTTAGTGAAAATGTGGAACTAGCTGCCAGCGCCACAGTCTTCCTCTATAATGCCTTTCCATGGATTGGCATCTTACCTTTTGGAAAACATCAACAACTGTTTAGAAATGCAGCCGTGGTCTATGACTTTCTGTCTAGGCTTATTGAAAAAGCTTCCATCAACAGAAAACCTCAGTTACCTCAGCATTTTGTTGATGCTTATTTAGATGAGatggaaagaagtaaaaatgaCCCATCATCtactttctccaaagaaaacttaATTTTCTCTGTGGGTGAACTCATCATTGCTGGAACTGAAACTACAACTAATGTGCTGCGGTGGGCAGTTCTTTTCATGGCCCTTTATCCTAACATTCAAG GACAAGTTCAGAAAGAGATTGACTTGATTATAGGACCCAGTGGGAAGCCTTCTTGGGATGAAAAGTGCAAAATGCCTTATACCGAGGCAGTTTTGCATGAAGTTTTAAGGTTCTGTAACATAGTGCCATTGGGGATTTTCCATGCAACCTCTGAGGATGCAGTTGTACGTGGTTATTCCATTCCTAAAGGCACAACAGTAATCACAAATCTTTATTCTGTACACTTTGATGAAAAGTATTGGAGAGACCCAGAAATATTCTATCCAGAGCGATTTTTGGACAGCAGTGGACATTTTGCCAAGAAGGAAGCTTTGATTCCCTTTTCCCTAG GGAGAAGACATTGTCTTGGAGAACAGCTGGCTCGGATGGAAATGTTCCTGTTTTTCACAGCATTGCTTCAGAggtttcatttgcattttccacatgaactggttccaaatctgaaGCCCAGGTTAGGCATGACATTGCAACCCCAGCCCTACCTCATCTGTGCAGAAAGACGCTGA
- the CYP2R1 gene encoding vitamin D 25-hydroxylase isoform X3 codes for MRTAAWETAPQIALRSCSRGNGIFSLDLGGISAVVLNGYDVVKECLVHQSEIFADRPCLPLFMKMTKMGGLLNSRYGRGWVDHRKLAVNSFRCFGYGQKSFESKILEETKFFIDAVETYNGSPFDLKQLVTNAVSNITNLVIFGERFTYEDTDFQHMIELFSENVELAASATVFLYNAFPWIGILPFGKHQQLFRNAAVVYDFLSRLIEKASINRKPQLPQHFVDAYLDEMERSKNDPSSTFSKENLIFSVGELIIAGTETTTNVLRWAVLFMALYPNIQGQVQKEIDLIIGPSGKPSWDEKCKMPYTEAVLHEVLRFCNIVPLGIFHATSEDAVVRGYSIPKGTTVITNLYSVHFDEKYWRDPEIFYPERFLDSSGHFAKKEALIPFSLGRRHCLGEQLARMEMFLFFTALLQRFHLHFPHELVPNLKPRLGMTLQPQPYLICAERR; via the exons atgaggactgcagcctgggagacagcacctcagatagctctgagaagctGTTCCAGAGGCAATGGG aTCTTCAGTTTGGATCTTGGAGGTATATCAGCTGTGGTTCTAAATGGCTATGATGTAGTAAAGGAATGCCTTGTTCATCAAAGTGAAATTTTTGCAGACAGACCATGTCTTCCTTTATTCATGAAGATGACAAAAATGGGAG gcttactgaATTCCAGATATGGCCGAGGATGGGTTGATCACAGAAAATTAGCTGTAAATAGCTTTCGCTGTTTTGGATATGGCCAGAAATCTTTTGAATctaaaatcttagaagaaaccAAATTTTTCATTGATGCTGTTGAAACATACAATGGTAGCCCTTTTGACTTAAAACAATTAGTAACAAATGCTGTTTCAAACATAACCAATCTGGTCATTTTTGGAGAACGATTCACTTATGAAGACACTGATTTTCAGCACATGATTGAGTTATTTAGTGAAAATGTGGAACTAGCTGCCAGCGCCACAGTCTTCCTCTATAATGCCTTTCCATGGATTGGCATCTTACCTTTTGGAAAACATCAACAACTGTTTAGAAATGCAGCCGTGGTCTATGACTTTCTGTCTAGGCTTATTGAAAAAGCTTCCATCAACAGAAAACCTCAGTTACCTCAGCATTTTGTTGATGCTTATTTAGATGAGatggaaagaagtaaaaatgaCCCATCATCtactttctccaaagaaaacttaATTTTCTCTGTGGGTGAACTCATCATTGCTGGAACTGAAACTACAACTAATGTGCTGCGGTGGGCAGTTCTTTTCATGGCCCTTTATCCTAACATTCAAG GACAAGTTCAGAAAGAGATTGACTTGATTATAGGACCCAGTGGGAAGCCTTCTTGGGATGAAAAGTGCAAAATGCCTTATACCGAGGCAGTTTTGCATGAAGTTTTAAGGTTCTGTAACATAGTGCCATTGGGGATTTTCCATGCAACCTCTGAGGATGCAGTTGTACGTGGTTATTCCATTCCTAAAGGCACAACAGTAATCACAAATCTTTATTCTGTACACTTTGATGAAAAGTATTGGAGAGACCCAGAAATATTCTATCCAGAGCGATTTTTGGACAGCAGTGGACATTTTGCCAAGAAGGAAGCTTTGATTCCCTTTTCCCTAG GGAGAAGACATTGTCTTGGAGAACAGCTGGCTCGGATGGAAATGTTCCTGTTTTTCACAGCATTGCTTCAGAggtttcatttgcattttccacatgaactggttccaaatctgaaGCCCAGGTTAGGCATGACATTGCAACCCCAGCCCTACCTCATCTGTGCAGAAAGACGCTGA
- the CYP2R1 gene encoding vitamin D 25-hydroxylase isoform X4 translates to MKITLNERLVMKLIFSLDLGGISAVVLNGYDVVKECLVHQSEIFADRPCLPLFMKMTKMGGLLNSRYGRGWVDHRKLAVNSFRCFGYGQKSFESKILEETKFFIDAVETYNGSPFDLKQLVTNAVSNITNLVIFGERFTYEDTDFQHMIELFSENVELAASATVFLYNAFPWIGILPFGKHQQLFRNAAVVYDFLSRLIEKASINRKPQLPQHFVDAYLDEMERSKNDPSSTFSKENLIFSVGELIIAGTETTTNVLRWAVLFMALYPNIQGQVQKEIDLIIGPSGKPSWDEKCKMPYTEAVLHEVLRFCNIVPLGIFHATSEDAVVRGYSIPKGTTVITNLYSVHFDEKYWRDPEIFYPERFLDSSGHFAKKEALIPFSLGRRHCLGEQLARMEMFLFFTALLQRFHLHFPHELVPNLKPRLGMTLQPQPYLICAERR, encoded by the exons ATGAAGATTACACTAAATGAAAGATTAGTGATGAAGCTG aTCTTCAGTTTGGATCTTGGAGGTATATCAGCTGTGGTTCTAAATGGCTATGATGTAGTAAAGGAATGCCTTGTTCATCAAAGTGAAATTTTTGCAGACAGACCATGTCTTCCTTTATTCATGAAGATGACAAAAATGGGAG gcttactgaATTCCAGATATGGCCGAGGATGGGTTGATCACAGAAAATTAGCTGTAAATAGCTTTCGCTGTTTTGGATATGGCCAGAAATCTTTTGAATctaaaatcttagaagaaaccAAATTTTTCATTGATGCTGTTGAAACATACAATGGTAGCCCTTTTGACTTAAAACAATTAGTAACAAATGCTGTTTCAAACATAACCAATCTGGTCATTTTTGGAGAACGATTCACTTATGAAGACACTGATTTTCAGCACATGATTGAGTTATTTAGTGAAAATGTGGAACTAGCTGCCAGCGCCACAGTCTTCCTCTATAATGCCTTTCCATGGATTGGCATCTTACCTTTTGGAAAACATCAACAACTGTTTAGAAATGCAGCCGTGGTCTATGACTTTCTGTCTAGGCTTATTGAAAAAGCTTCCATCAACAGAAAACCTCAGTTACCTCAGCATTTTGTTGATGCTTATTTAGATGAGatggaaagaagtaaaaatgaCCCATCATCtactttctccaaagaaaacttaATTTTCTCTGTGGGTGAACTCATCATTGCTGGAACTGAAACTACAACTAATGTGCTGCGGTGGGCAGTTCTTTTCATGGCCCTTTATCCTAACATTCAAG GACAAGTTCAGAAAGAGATTGACTTGATTATAGGACCCAGTGGGAAGCCTTCTTGGGATGAAAAGTGCAAAATGCCTTATACCGAGGCAGTTTTGCATGAAGTTTTAAGGTTCTGTAACATAGTGCCATTGGGGATTTTCCATGCAACCTCTGAGGATGCAGTTGTACGTGGTTATTCCATTCCTAAAGGCACAACAGTAATCACAAATCTTTATTCTGTACACTTTGATGAAAAGTATTGGAGAGACCCAGAAATATTCTATCCAGAGCGATTTTTGGACAGCAGTGGACATTTTGCCAAGAAGGAAGCTTTGATTCCCTTTTCCCTAG GGAGAAGACATTGTCTTGGAGAACAGCTGGCTCGGATGGAAATGTTCCTGTTTTTCACAGCATTGCTTCAGAggtttcatttgcattttccacatgaactggttccaaatctgaaGCCCAGGTTAGGCATGACATTGCAACCCCAGCCCTACCTCATCTGTGCAGAAAGACGCTGA
- the CYP2R1 gene encoding vitamin D 25-hydroxylase isoform 2 (isoform 2 is encoded by transcript variant 2), producing MKMTKMGGLLNSRYGRGWVDHRKLAVNSFRCFGYGQKSFESKILEETKFFIDAVETYNGSPFDLKQLVTNAVSNITNLVIFGERFTYEDTDFQHMIELFSENVELAASATVFLYNAFPWIGILPFGKHQQLFRNAAVVYDFLSRLIEKASINRKPQLPQHFVDAYLDEMERSKNDPSSTFSKENLIFSVGELIIAGTETTTNVLRWAVLFMALYPNIQGQVQKEIDLIIGPSGKPSWDEKCKMPYTEAVLHEVLRFCNIVPLGIFHATSEDAVVRGYSIPKGTTVITNLYSVHFDEKYWRDPEIFYPERFLDSSGHFAKKEALIPFSLGRRHCLGEQLARMEMFLFFTALLQRFHLHFPHELVPNLKPRLGMTLQPQPYLICAERR from the exons ATGAAGATGACAAAAATGGGAG gcttactgaATTCCAGATATGGCCGAGGATGGGTTGATCACAGAAAATTAGCTGTAAATAGCTTTCGCTGTTTTGGATATGGCCAGAAATCTTTTGAATctaaaatcttagaagaaaccAAATTTTTCATTGATGCTGTTGAAACATACAATGGTAGCCCTTTTGACTTAAAACAATTAGTAACAAATGCTGTTTCAAACATAACCAATCTGGTCATTTTTGGAGAACGATTCACTTATGAAGACACTGATTTTCAGCACATGATTGAGTTATTTAGTGAAAATGTGGAACTAGCTGCCAGCGCCACAGTCTTCCTCTATAATGCCTTTCCATGGATTGGCATCTTACCTTTTGGAAAACATCAACAACTGTTTAGAAATGCAGCCGTGGTCTATGACTTTCTGTCTAGGCTTATTGAAAAAGCTTCCATCAACAGAAAACCTCAGTTACCTCAGCATTTTGTTGATGCTTATTTAGATGAGatggaaagaagtaaaaatgaCCCATCATCtactttctccaaagaaaacttaATTTTCTCTGTGGGTGAACTCATCATTGCTGGAACTGAAACTACAACTAATGTGCTGCGGTGGGCAGTTCTTTTCATGGCCCTTTATCCTAACATTCAAG GACAAGTTCAGAAAGAGATTGACTTGATTATAGGACCCAGTGGGAAGCCTTCTTGGGATGAAAAGTGCAAAATGCCTTATACCGAGGCAGTTTTGCATGAAGTTTTAAGGTTCTGTAACATAGTGCCATTGGGGATTTTCCATGCAACCTCTGAGGATGCAGTTGTACGTGGTTATTCCATTCCTAAAGGCACAACAGTAATCACAAATCTTTATTCTGTACACTTTGATGAAAAGTATTGGAGAGACCCAGAAATATTCTATCCAGAGCGATTTTTGGACAGCAGTGGACATTTTGCCAAGAAGGAAGCTTTGATTCCCTTTTCCCTAG GGAGAAGACATTGTCTTGGAGAACAGCTGGCTCGGATGGAAATGTTCCTGTTTTTCACAGCATTGCTTCAGAggtttcatttgcattttccacatgaactggttccaaatctgaaGCCCAGGTTAGGCATGACATTGCAACCCCAGCCCTACCTCATCTGTGCAGAAAGACGCTGA